The Glycine max cultivar Williams 82 chromosome 12, Glycine_max_v4.0, whole genome shotgun sequence genome window below encodes:
- the LOC102659538 gene encoding U-box domain-containing protein 44 isoform X1, translating to MKEKRDFSEFVSELIVLADEVASFAKNPEIEIVEDAFTEFAMLVEKFAPIFNDLRDKSKIMDKSAIRKSLESLMNELTRAKALIRSSSLKERIKRIEDIAHDLGRSLGMLRVASLEVSIDFREKIGTLQKKLMNVRFGGNTSLTSSSISTFVNEEKVGGEIEEEINNVTGDDVLLHLKNGDAEEFAVALLRLKKFIRGGKLDSGLINVEAAVSILFNRLFSCKTGNRLTIIQLLRSVALQNDEMKVKSCNTMQEKMTKNELLSAVVKSLTRDTEERRESVGLLLELSDLPAVRRKIGRIQGCIVMLVSILNGVDPVASRDAAKLLDILSNNTQNALLMAEAGYFGPLVQYLNKAGSDMTKILMATTLSRLVLTDHSKLTLGQDGAIEPLVRMFNSGKLESKLSALNALQNLSSLTENVERLVKTGIVGSLLQLLFSVTSVLMTLREPASVILARIAESETVLVNKGVAQQMLSLLNLSSPVIQGHLLEALNSIASHPCASKVRSKMKDKGALQLILPLLKETKMKIRSKALNLLYTLSEDLTDELTAHFDETHLFDIVNIVLSSTSDSEKAAAVGILSNLPVSDKKVTDVLKRANLLPVLVSIMDSGTRSNSPAKSILMESIAGVAIRFTSSSDKKLQLLSAQHGVIPLLVKLLSSGSAITKFKAATALAQLSQNSPSLRRSRKSRWLCVAPSVNAYCEVHDGYCFVSSTFCLIKAGAVSPLIQILEDKDWEAVEAALNALSTLLQDEIWEGGANYIAKLSGVEAIVNVLEAGDVKVQEKALWMLERIFRIEEHRMKYAEFAQMVLIDMAQRSDSRLKSTVAKVLAVLELLLVQSSYF from the exons ATGAAGGAAAAGAGAGACTTTTCTGAATTTGTGTCAGAATTAATAGTTCTGGCTGATGAGGTTGCCTCATTTGCTAAGAATCCTGAAATTGAGATAGTAGAGGATGCTTTTACTGAGTTTGCCATGTTGGTTGAGAAATTTGCTCCAATCTTCAATGATTTGAGAGACAAAAGCAAAATTATGGACAAGTCAGCTATCAGAAAGTCGTTGGAATCTCTTATGAATGAGCTTACCCGGGCTAAAGCTTTGATCAGAAGCTCCTCTTTGAAAGAGCGCATCAAACGAATTGAGGACATAGCACATGATCTCGGTCGATCATTAGGCATGCTGCGTGTGGCAAgccttgaagtgtccatagatTTTAGAGAAAAGATTGGTACATTACAAAAAAAGCTGATGAATGTGAGATTTGGTGGGAATACGAGTCTAACTTCAAGTTCAATATCAACATTTGTCAATGAAGAAAAGGTGGGAGGGGAAATAGAAGAGGAGATAAATAATGTTACTGGAGATGATGTTTTACTACACCTCAAGAATGGTGATGCTGAAGAATTTGCAGTTGCACTCTTAAGGCTAAAAAAGTTCATCAGGGGTGGAAAACTGGATAGCGGTTTAATTAACGTGGAAGCTGCTGTTTCCATTCTTTTTAACCGTCTATTTTCATGTAAGACAGGCAATAGATTGACAATCATTCAATTGCTAAGAAGTGTTGCTTTGCAAAATGATGAGATGAAGGTAAAGTCCTGCAA TACTATGCAGGAGAAGATGACAAAGAATGAGTTATTATCAGCAGTGGTGAAATCTCTAACAAGAGACACTGAAGAGAGGAGGGAATCAGTGGGACTGTTGCTAGAACTCTCTGACCTTCCTGCAGTTAGACGGAAGATTGGAAGAATTCAGGGGTGTATTGTTATGTTAGTTTCTATCCTTAATGGAGTTGATCCTGTTGCTTCACGTGATGCAGCAAAGTTGTTGgatatattatcaaataataCTCAGAATGCACTTCTTATGGCTGAGGCTGGTTACTTTGGGCCACTAGTGCAGTATTTGAATAAAG CAGGTTCTGACATGACCAAGATCCTCATGGCAACAACACTTTCTAGGCTGGTGCTCACTGATCATAGCAAACTTACCCTTGGACAAGATGGGGCAATTGAGCCCCTTGTGAGAATGTTCAATTCTGGAAAACTTGAGTCCAAGTTATCAGCTCTAAATGCACTGCAAAATCTTTCCAGCTTGACAGAAAATGTGGAACGCTTGGTCAAAACTGGAATTGTAGGATCTTTGCTACAACTTCTTTTCTCGGTAACATCTGTGCTCATGACTCTACGGGAGCCTGCATCAGTTATCCTTGCAAGAATTGCTGAGTCAGAAACTGTTCTTGTCAATAAAGGTGTCGCTCAGCAGATGCTCTCACTTTTGAATCTTTCCAGCCCTGTGATTCAAGGTCATCTATTAGAAGCTCTAAATAGCATTGCTTCCCATCCTTGTGCCTCCAAAGTGAGAAGCAAAATGAAGGACAAAGGTGCACTTCAGCTAATTTTACCCCTTCTGaaggaaacaaaaatgaaaataaggagcAAGGCATTGAATTTGCTATATACTCTCTCCGAAGATCTAACAGATGAGTTGACAGCACATTTTGATGAAACGCATCTTTTTGACATTGTTAACATTGTCTTATCATCAACATCAGATAGCGAAAAGGCTGCTGCTGTTGGCATACTGAGTAATCTTCCTGTTAGTGATAAAAAAGTGACAGATGTACTGAAGAGAGCGAATTTGTTGCCCGTTTTGGTATCCATTATGGATTCAGGCACGAGAAGTAACTCACCAGCAAAAAGTATCTTAATGGAGAGTATTGCAGGCGTTGCAATCCGGTTCACAAGCTCCTCCGACAAGAAATTGCAACTTCTTTCAGCACAACATGGGGTGATTCCTTTGCTTGTAAAACTGCTCTCAAGTGGTTCAGCAATCACAAAATTCAAAGCCGCAACCGCTCTTGCTCAACTATCACAGAATTCTCCGTCTCTTAGGCGGTCTAGGAAGTCGAGGTGGTTGTGTGTTGCTCCCTCAGTGAATGCATATTGTGAAGTTCATGATGGTTATTGCTTTGTTAGCAGCACATTTTGTCTGATCAAGGCAGGAGCTGTTTCTCCCCTTATCCAAATATTGGAAGATAAGGATTGGGAAGCAGTGGAAGCTGCTCTGAATGCCCTTTCAACTCTATTGCAAGATGAAATCTGGGAAGGTGGTGCCAATTACATAGCCAAATTGTCAGGTGTAGAAGCTATTGTAAATGTATTAGAAGCAGGTGATGTGAAGGTTCAAGAAAAAGCGCTATGGATGTTGGAGAGAATATTCAGGATTGAAGAACACAGAATGAAATATGCAGAATTCGCCCAGATGGTTCTTATTGATATGGCACAGAGGAGTGATTCTAGATTGAAGTCTACAGTTGCAAAAGTCTTAGCAGTGCTGGAGCTGCTACTAGTTCAATCAAGTTATTTCTGA
- the LOC102659538 gene encoding U-box domain-containing protein 44 isoform X2 produces MKEKRDFSEFVSELIVLADEVASFAKNPEIEIVEDAFTEFAMLVEKFAPIFNDLRDKSKIMDKSAIRKSLESLMNELTRAKALIRSSSLKERIKRIEDIAHDLGRSLGMLRVASLEVSIDFREKIGTLQKKLMNVRFGGNTSLTSSSISTFVNEEKVGGEIEEEINNVTGDDVLLHLKNGDAEEFAVALLRLKKFIRGGKLDSGLINVEAAVSILFNRLFSCKTGNRLTIIQLLRSVALQNDEMKVKSCNTMQEKMTKNELLSAVVKSLTRDTEERRESVGLLLELSDLPAVRRKIGRIQGCIVMLVSILNGVDPVASRDAAKLLDILSNNTQNALLMAEAGYFGPLVQYLNKGSDMTKILMATTLSRLVLTDHSKLTLGQDGAIEPLVRMFNSGKLESKLSALNALQNLSSLTENVERLVKTGIVGSLLQLLFSVTSVLMTLREPASVILARIAESETVLVNKGVAQQMLSLLNLSSPVIQGHLLEALNSIASHPCASKVRSKMKDKGALQLILPLLKETKMKIRSKALNLLYTLSEDLTDELTAHFDETHLFDIVNIVLSSTSDSEKAAAVGILSNLPVSDKKVTDVLKRANLLPVLVSIMDSGTRSNSPAKSILMESIAGVAIRFTSSSDKKLQLLSAQHGVIPLLVKLLSSGSAITKFKAATALAQLSQNSPSLRRSRKSRWLCVAPSVNAYCEVHDGYCFVSSTFCLIKAGAVSPLIQILEDKDWEAVEAALNALSTLLQDEIWEGGANYIAKLSGVEAIVNVLEAGDVKVQEKALWMLERIFRIEEHRMKYAEFAQMVLIDMAQRSDSRLKSTVAKVLAVLELLLVQSSYF; encoded by the exons ATGAAGGAAAAGAGAGACTTTTCTGAATTTGTGTCAGAATTAATAGTTCTGGCTGATGAGGTTGCCTCATTTGCTAAGAATCCTGAAATTGAGATAGTAGAGGATGCTTTTACTGAGTTTGCCATGTTGGTTGAGAAATTTGCTCCAATCTTCAATGATTTGAGAGACAAAAGCAAAATTATGGACAAGTCAGCTATCAGAAAGTCGTTGGAATCTCTTATGAATGAGCTTACCCGGGCTAAAGCTTTGATCAGAAGCTCCTCTTTGAAAGAGCGCATCAAACGAATTGAGGACATAGCACATGATCTCGGTCGATCATTAGGCATGCTGCGTGTGGCAAgccttgaagtgtccatagatTTTAGAGAAAAGATTGGTACATTACAAAAAAAGCTGATGAATGTGAGATTTGGTGGGAATACGAGTCTAACTTCAAGTTCAATATCAACATTTGTCAATGAAGAAAAGGTGGGAGGGGAAATAGAAGAGGAGATAAATAATGTTACTGGAGATGATGTTTTACTACACCTCAAGAATGGTGATGCTGAAGAATTTGCAGTTGCACTCTTAAGGCTAAAAAAGTTCATCAGGGGTGGAAAACTGGATAGCGGTTTAATTAACGTGGAAGCTGCTGTTTCCATTCTTTTTAACCGTCTATTTTCATGTAAGACAGGCAATAGATTGACAATCATTCAATTGCTAAGAAGTGTTGCTTTGCAAAATGATGAGATGAAGGTAAAGTCCTGCAA TACTATGCAGGAGAAGATGACAAAGAATGAGTTATTATCAGCAGTGGTGAAATCTCTAACAAGAGACACTGAAGAGAGGAGGGAATCAGTGGGACTGTTGCTAGAACTCTCTGACCTTCCTGCAGTTAGACGGAAGATTGGAAGAATTCAGGGGTGTATTGTTATGTTAGTTTCTATCCTTAATGGAGTTGATCCTGTTGCTTCACGTGATGCAGCAAAGTTGTTGgatatattatcaaataataCTCAGAATGCACTTCTTATGGCTGAGGCTGGTTACTTTGGGCCACTAGTGCAGTATTTGAATAAAG GTTCTGACATGACCAAGATCCTCATGGCAACAACACTTTCTAGGCTGGTGCTCACTGATCATAGCAAACTTACCCTTGGACAAGATGGGGCAATTGAGCCCCTTGTGAGAATGTTCAATTCTGGAAAACTTGAGTCCAAGTTATCAGCTCTAAATGCACTGCAAAATCTTTCCAGCTTGACAGAAAATGTGGAACGCTTGGTCAAAACTGGAATTGTAGGATCTTTGCTACAACTTCTTTTCTCGGTAACATCTGTGCTCATGACTCTACGGGAGCCTGCATCAGTTATCCTTGCAAGAATTGCTGAGTCAGAAACTGTTCTTGTCAATAAAGGTGTCGCTCAGCAGATGCTCTCACTTTTGAATCTTTCCAGCCCTGTGATTCAAGGTCATCTATTAGAAGCTCTAAATAGCATTGCTTCCCATCCTTGTGCCTCCAAAGTGAGAAGCAAAATGAAGGACAAAGGTGCACTTCAGCTAATTTTACCCCTTCTGaaggaaacaaaaatgaaaataaggagcAAGGCATTGAATTTGCTATATACTCTCTCCGAAGATCTAACAGATGAGTTGACAGCACATTTTGATGAAACGCATCTTTTTGACATTGTTAACATTGTCTTATCATCAACATCAGATAGCGAAAAGGCTGCTGCTGTTGGCATACTGAGTAATCTTCCTGTTAGTGATAAAAAAGTGACAGATGTACTGAAGAGAGCGAATTTGTTGCCCGTTTTGGTATCCATTATGGATTCAGGCACGAGAAGTAACTCACCAGCAAAAAGTATCTTAATGGAGAGTATTGCAGGCGTTGCAATCCGGTTCACAAGCTCCTCCGACAAGAAATTGCAACTTCTTTCAGCACAACATGGGGTGATTCCTTTGCTTGTAAAACTGCTCTCAAGTGGTTCAGCAATCACAAAATTCAAAGCCGCAACCGCTCTTGCTCAACTATCACAGAATTCTCCGTCTCTTAGGCGGTCTAGGAAGTCGAGGTGGTTGTGTGTTGCTCCCTCAGTGAATGCATATTGTGAAGTTCATGATGGTTATTGCTTTGTTAGCAGCACATTTTGTCTGATCAAGGCAGGAGCTGTTTCTCCCCTTATCCAAATATTGGAAGATAAGGATTGGGAAGCAGTGGAAGCTGCTCTGAATGCCCTTTCAACTCTATTGCAAGATGAAATCTGGGAAGGTGGTGCCAATTACATAGCCAAATTGTCAGGTGTAGAAGCTATTGTAAATGTATTAGAAGCAGGTGATGTGAAGGTTCAAGAAAAAGCGCTATGGATGTTGGAGAGAATATTCAGGATTGAAGAACACAGAATGAAATATGCAGAATTCGCCCAGATGGTTCTTATTGATATGGCACAGAGGAGTGATTCTAGATTGAAGTCTACAGTTGCAAAAGTCTTAGCAGTGCTGGAGCTGCTACTAGTTCAATCAAGTTATTTCTGA
- the LOC102659538 gene encoding U-box domain-containing protein 44 isoform X4 produces MKEKRDFSEFVSELIVLADEVASFAKNPEIEIVEDAFTEFAMLVEKFAPIFNDLRDKSKIMDKSAIRKSLESLMNELTRAKALIRSSSLKERIKRIEDIAHDLGRSLGMLRVASLEVSIDFREKIGTLQKKLMNVRFGGNTSLTSSSISTFVNEEKVGGEIEEEINNVTGDDVLLHLKNGDAEEFAVALLRLKKFIRGGKLDSGLINVEAAVSILFNRLFSCKTGNRLTIIQLLRSVALQNDEMKEKMTKNELLSAVVKSLTRDTEERRESVGLLLELSDLPAVRRKIGRIQGCIVMLVSILNGVDPVASRDAAKLLDILSNNTQNALLMAEAGYFGPLVQYLNKGSDMTKILMATTLSRLVLTDHSKLTLGQDGAIEPLVRMFNSGKLESKLSALNALQNLSSLTENVERLVKTGIVGSLLQLLFSVTSVLMTLREPASVILARIAESETVLVNKGVAQQMLSLLNLSSPVIQGHLLEALNSIASHPCASKVRSKMKDKGALQLILPLLKETKMKIRSKALNLLYTLSEDLTDELTAHFDETHLFDIVNIVLSSTSDSEKAAAVGILSNLPVSDKKVTDVLKRANLLPVLVSIMDSGTRSNSPAKSILMESIAGVAIRFTSSSDKKLQLLSAQHGVIPLLVKLLSSGSAITKFKAATALAQLSQNSPSLRRSRKSRWLCVAPSVNAYCEVHDGYCFVSSTFCLIKAGAVSPLIQILEDKDWEAVEAALNALSTLLQDEIWEGGANYIAKLSGVEAIVNVLEAGDVKVQEKALWMLERIFRIEEHRMKYAEFAQMVLIDMAQRSDSRLKSTVAKVLAVLELLLVQSSYF; encoded by the exons ATGAAGGAAAAGAGAGACTTTTCTGAATTTGTGTCAGAATTAATAGTTCTGGCTGATGAGGTTGCCTCATTTGCTAAGAATCCTGAAATTGAGATAGTAGAGGATGCTTTTACTGAGTTTGCCATGTTGGTTGAGAAATTTGCTCCAATCTTCAATGATTTGAGAGACAAAAGCAAAATTATGGACAAGTCAGCTATCAGAAAGTCGTTGGAATCTCTTATGAATGAGCTTACCCGGGCTAAAGCTTTGATCAGAAGCTCCTCTTTGAAAGAGCGCATCAAACGAATTGAGGACATAGCACATGATCTCGGTCGATCATTAGGCATGCTGCGTGTGGCAAgccttgaagtgtccatagatTTTAGAGAAAAGATTGGTACATTACAAAAAAAGCTGATGAATGTGAGATTTGGTGGGAATACGAGTCTAACTTCAAGTTCAATATCAACATTTGTCAATGAAGAAAAGGTGGGAGGGGAAATAGAAGAGGAGATAAATAATGTTACTGGAGATGATGTTTTACTACACCTCAAGAATGGTGATGCTGAAGAATTTGCAGTTGCACTCTTAAGGCTAAAAAAGTTCATCAGGGGTGGAAAACTGGATAGCGGTTTAATTAACGTGGAAGCTGCTGTTTCCATTCTTTTTAACCGTCTATTTTCATGTAAGACAGGCAATAGATTGACAATCATTCAATTGCTAAGAAGTGTTGCTTTGCAAAATGATGAGATGAAG GAGAAGATGACAAAGAATGAGTTATTATCAGCAGTGGTGAAATCTCTAACAAGAGACACTGAAGAGAGGAGGGAATCAGTGGGACTGTTGCTAGAACTCTCTGACCTTCCTGCAGTTAGACGGAAGATTGGAAGAATTCAGGGGTGTATTGTTATGTTAGTTTCTATCCTTAATGGAGTTGATCCTGTTGCTTCACGTGATGCAGCAAAGTTGTTGgatatattatcaaataataCTCAGAATGCACTTCTTATGGCTGAGGCTGGTTACTTTGGGCCACTAGTGCAGTATTTGAATAAAG GTTCTGACATGACCAAGATCCTCATGGCAACAACACTTTCTAGGCTGGTGCTCACTGATCATAGCAAACTTACCCTTGGACAAGATGGGGCAATTGAGCCCCTTGTGAGAATGTTCAATTCTGGAAAACTTGAGTCCAAGTTATCAGCTCTAAATGCACTGCAAAATCTTTCCAGCTTGACAGAAAATGTGGAACGCTTGGTCAAAACTGGAATTGTAGGATCTTTGCTACAACTTCTTTTCTCGGTAACATCTGTGCTCATGACTCTACGGGAGCCTGCATCAGTTATCCTTGCAAGAATTGCTGAGTCAGAAACTGTTCTTGTCAATAAAGGTGTCGCTCAGCAGATGCTCTCACTTTTGAATCTTTCCAGCCCTGTGATTCAAGGTCATCTATTAGAAGCTCTAAATAGCATTGCTTCCCATCCTTGTGCCTCCAAAGTGAGAAGCAAAATGAAGGACAAAGGTGCACTTCAGCTAATTTTACCCCTTCTGaaggaaacaaaaatgaaaataaggagcAAGGCATTGAATTTGCTATATACTCTCTCCGAAGATCTAACAGATGAGTTGACAGCACATTTTGATGAAACGCATCTTTTTGACATTGTTAACATTGTCTTATCATCAACATCAGATAGCGAAAAGGCTGCTGCTGTTGGCATACTGAGTAATCTTCCTGTTAGTGATAAAAAAGTGACAGATGTACTGAAGAGAGCGAATTTGTTGCCCGTTTTGGTATCCATTATGGATTCAGGCACGAGAAGTAACTCACCAGCAAAAAGTATCTTAATGGAGAGTATTGCAGGCGTTGCAATCCGGTTCACAAGCTCCTCCGACAAGAAATTGCAACTTCTTTCAGCACAACATGGGGTGATTCCTTTGCTTGTAAAACTGCTCTCAAGTGGTTCAGCAATCACAAAATTCAAAGCCGCAACCGCTCTTGCTCAACTATCACAGAATTCTCCGTCTCTTAGGCGGTCTAGGAAGTCGAGGTGGTTGTGTGTTGCTCCCTCAGTGAATGCATATTGTGAAGTTCATGATGGTTATTGCTTTGTTAGCAGCACATTTTGTCTGATCAAGGCAGGAGCTGTTTCTCCCCTTATCCAAATATTGGAAGATAAGGATTGGGAAGCAGTGGAAGCTGCTCTGAATGCCCTTTCAACTCTATTGCAAGATGAAATCTGGGAAGGTGGTGCCAATTACATAGCCAAATTGTCAGGTGTAGAAGCTATTGTAAATGTATTAGAAGCAGGTGATGTGAAGGTTCAAGAAAAAGCGCTATGGATGTTGGAGAGAATATTCAGGATTGAAGAACACAGAATGAAATATGCAGAATTCGCCCAGATGGTTCTTATTGATATGGCACAGAGGAGTGATTCTAGATTGAAGTCTACAGTTGCAAAAGTCTTAGCAGTGCTGGAGCTGCTACTAGTTCAATCAAGTTATTTCTGA
- the LOC102659538 gene encoding U-box domain-containing protein 44 isoform X3 — MKEKRDFSEFVSELIVLADEVASFAKNPEIEIVEDAFTEFAMLVEKFAPIFNDLRDKSKIMDKSAIRKSLESLMNELTRAKALIRSSSLKERIKRIEDIAHDLGRSLGMLRVASLEVSIDFREKIGTLQKKLMNVRFGGNTSLTSSSISTFVNEEKVGGEIEEEINNVTGDDVLLHLKNGDAEEFAVALLRLKKFIRGGKLDSGLINVEAAVSILFNRLFSCKTGNRLTIIQLLRSVALQNDEMKEKMTKNELLSAVVKSLTRDTEERRESVGLLLELSDLPAVRRKIGRIQGCIVMLVSILNGVDPVASRDAAKLLDILSNNTQNALLMAEAGYFGPLVQYLNKAGSDMTKILMATTLSRLVLTDHSKLTLGQDGAIEPLVRMFNSGKLESKLSALNALQNLSSLTENVERLVKTGIVGSLLQLLFSVTSVLMTLREPASVILARIAESETVLVNKGVAQQMLSLLNLSSPVIQGHLLEALNSIASHPCASKVRSKMKDKGALQLILPLLKETKMKIRSKALNLLYTLSEDLTDELTAHFDETHLFDIVNIVLSSTSDSEKAAAVGILSNLPVSDKKVTDVLKRANLLPVLVSIMDSGTRSNSPAKSILMESIAGVAIRFTSSSDKKLQLLSAQHGVIPLLVKLLSSGSAITKFKAATALAQLSQNSPSLRRSRKSRWLCVAPSVNAYCEVHDGYCFVSSTFCLIKAGAVSPLIQILEDKDWEAVEAALNALSTLLQDEIWEGGANYIAKLSGVEAIVNVLEAGDVKVQEKALWMLERIFRIEEHRMKYAEFAQMVLIDMAQRSDSRLKSTVAKVLAVLELLLVQSSYF; from the exons ATGAAGGAAAAGAGAGACTTTTCTGAATTTGTGTCAGAATTAATAGTTCTGGCTGATGAGGTTGCCTCATTTGCTAAGAATCCTGAAATTGAGATAGTAGAGGATGCTTTTACTGAGTTTGCCATGTTGGTTGAGAAATTTGCTCCAATCTTCAATGATTTGAGAGACAAAAGCAAAATTATGGACAAGTCAGCTATCAGAAAGTCGTTGGAATCTCTTATGAATGAGCTTACCCGGGCTAAAGCTTTGATCAGAAGCTCCTCTTTGAAAGAGCGCATCAAACGAATTGAGGACATAGCACATGATCTCGGTCGATCATTAGGCATGCTGCGTGTGGCAAgccttgaagtgtccatagatTTTAGAGAAAAGATTGGTACATTACAAAAAAAGCTGATGAATGTGAGATTTGGTGGGAATACGAGTCTAACTTCAAGTTCAATATCAACATTTGTCAATGAAGAAAAGGTGGGAGGGGAAATAGAAGAGGAGATAAATAATGTTACTGGAGATGATGTTTTACTACACCTCAAGAATGGTGATGCTGAAGAATTTGCAGTTGCACTCTTAAGGCTAAAAAAGTTCATCAGGGGTGGAAAACTGGATAGCGGTTTAATTAACGTGGAAGCTGCTGTTTCCATTCTTTTTAACCGTCTATTTTCATGTAAGACAGGCAATAGATTGACAATCATTCAATTGCTAAGAAGTGTTGCTTTGCAAAATGATGAGATGAAG GAGAAGATGACAAAGAATGAGTTATTATCAGCAGTGGTGAAATCTCTAACAAGAGACACTGAAGAGAGGAGGGAATCAGTGGGACTGTTGCTAGAACTCTCTGACCTTCCTGCAGTTAGACGGAAGATTGGAAGAATTCAGGGGTGTATTGTTATGTTAGTTTCTATCCTTAATGGAGTTGATCCTGTTGCTTCACGTGATGCAGCAAAGTTGTTGgatatattatcaaataataCTCAGAATGCACTTCTTATGGCTGAGGCTGGTTACTTTGGGCCACTAGTGCAGTATTTGAATAAAG CAGGTTCTGACATGACCAAGATCCTCATGGCAACAACACTTTCTAGGCTGGTGCTCACTGATCATAGCAAACTTACCCTTGGACAAGATGGGGCAATTGAGCCCCTTGTGAGAATGTTCAATTCTGGAAAACTTGAGTCCAAGTTATCAGCTCTAAATGCACTGCAAAATCTTTCCAGCTTGACAGAAAATGTGGAACGCTTGGTCAAAACTGGAATTGTAGGATCTTTGCTACAACTTCTTTTCTCGGTAACATCTGTGCTCATGACTCTACGGGAGCCTGCATCAGTTATCCTTGCAAGAATTGCTGAGTCAGAAACTGTTCTTGTCAATAAAGGTGTCGCTCAGCAGATGCTCTCACTTTTGAATCTTTCCAGCCCTGTGATTCAAGGTCATCTATTAGAAGCTCTAAATAGCATTGCTTCCCATCCTTGTGCCTCCAAAGTGAGAAGCAAAATGAAGGACAAAGGTGCACTTCAGCTAATTTTACCCCTTCTGaaggaaacaaaaatgaaaataaggagcAAGGCATTGAATTTGCTATATACTCTCTCCGAAGATCTAACAGATGAGTTGACAGCACATTTTGATGAAACGCATCTTTTTGACATTGTTAACATTGTCTTATCATCAACATCAGATAGCGAAAAGGCTGCTGCTGTTGGCATACTGAGTAATCTTCCTGTTAGTGATAAAAAAGTGACAGATGTACTGAAGAGAGCGAATTTGTTGCCCGTTTTGGTATCCATTATGGATTCAGGCACGAGAAGTAACTCACCAGCAAAAAGTATCTTAATGGAGAGTATTGCAGGCGTTGCAATCCGGTTCACAAGCTCCTCCGACAAGAAATTGCAACTTCTTTCAGCACAACATGGGGTGATTCCTTTGCTTGTAAAACTGCTCTCAAGTGGTTCAGCAATCACAAAATTCAAAGCCGCAACCGCTCTTGCTCAACTATCACAGAATTCTCCGTCTCTTAGGCGGTCTAGGAAGTCGAGGTGGTTGTGTGTTGCTCCCTCAGTGAATGCATATTGTGAAGTTCATGATGGTTATTGCTTTGTTAGCAGCACATTTTGTCTGATCAAGGCAGGAGCTGTTTCTCCCCTTATCCAAATATTGGAAGATAAGGATTGGGAAGCAGTGGAAGCTGCTCTGAATGCCCTTTCAACTCTATTGCAAGATGAAATCTGGGAAGGTGGTGCCAATTACATAGCCAAATTGTCAGGTGTAGAAGCTATTGTAAATGTATTAGAAGCAGGTGATGTGAAGGTTCAAGAAAAAGCGCTATGGATGTTGGAGAGAATATTCAGGATTGAAGAACACAGAATGAAATATGCAGAATTCGCCCAGATGGTTCTTATTGATATGGCACAGAGGAGTGATTCTAGATTGAAGTCTACAGTTGCAAAAGTCTTAGCAGTGCTGGAGCTGCTACTAGTTCAATCAAGTTATTTCTGA